GTACGCGTACAGAAACACGGGAGATCATCCATTACCTTCTCTTTACGCTTGGTGGGGAGGGGAGACCCTGACCCCGGAGGAGGACGATGACGGTGAACAGGACCACCGCGTACGCGACTACCTCGGGCCTGGCGCTGCCCGAGCAGCCCGCGGCCCCGGCCGTCGAGGCCCGCGGCACGCGCCCGGCGCCGGTCGTCCGTGACCTGCGCGACCGCCTGGGACACAGCCCGCACGCCCTGCTCTTCGGCCCCAAGGACCTCGTCGTCATCACCGGCCTGCCCGGCAGCGGCAAGTCCACCCTGATGAAGCGTGCGGTCACAGGGGCACGCATCGACTCCCAGGACACCCGCGACCGCTGGGACGGCCGACTGTCCCGCTTCCTGCCGTACGCCGTCTACCGCCCCCTGGTCCGGCTCGCGCACTACGCCGGACTGCGCCGCGCCCTGCGCTCCGGCGAGGGGGTCGTCGTGCACGACTGCGGGACGCAGACCTGGGTGCGCGGCTGGCTGGCCCGCGAGGCCCGCCGCCGGGGCGGCACCCTGCACCTGCTGCTCCTCGACGTCACGGCGGACGCAGCGCTGGAGGGCCAGCGCGAACGCGGCCGGGGTGTCTCGCGGTACGCCTTCCTGCGCCACCGGGGCGCGGCCGCCCGCCTGATCCGTGCCGTGGAGCGGGGCGACCTGCCCCAGGGCTGCGCCTCGGCGGTGCTGGTCGACCGGGAGGCGGCGGACGTCCTGCGGCGGATCGGCTTCACCGGCTGAGGCGGGAAGAACTCGTCCGGGCCGGGGCCGGCTCCCGCCGTACCCGCTAGCCTTTCAGCCACATCAGTACTGGGTTCACAGCAGGCGGTCGCACAGATGGATTTCCCGGCGGATCTCCCCGCGGACTTCTCGGAGTTTCCGGCACAGACGGCACACCCCCATCCGCACGGCGGATGGCCGGGCAACGAACTGGAGGAGGTGCTCTCCGCCTCCCTCGGCATGCCCTCGGCATGCGCCCGGATCATCGAGGTGCTCGGCCGCAGCTTCGTCTGGATCCCCCTGCCGAACGGCGGCGGCCCGCACAGCGGCCCCCTCGACCTGCCCACGCTGGAGATCGGCGGCCAGGCGTTCGTGCCGGTCTTCAGCTCCGAGGAGCAGTTCCGCCAGGTCGTCGGCAGCCATCTGTCGTGCACCATCGCCCCGGCGGTCGAGTTCGCCCGTGGCCTGCCCCCGCACGTGGGCCTCGCCCTGAACCCCGACGGTGTGGTCGGCGTCCCGCTCCCCCCGGCCGCCGTCGCCGACCTCTGCCGGGTGGGCCGCTCCCCCCTCGACGGCCCCAACACCGGCGGGCGGGTCAAGCTCTACGAACCGGACTGGCAGGACGACCCGGTCGACTTCCTCGCCACCGCCTCCGCGGAGTTCGCGGCGACCGGCGTGGTCCTGACGGCCCGCCGCTGCCTTGCGGCCATCGAGACGGCCGACCCGGTGATGTTCGTGGGCGTCGAACTCTCCCAATGGGAGGGAGATCTGCGCACCTTGCCGATGGACGCTCTCGGCCGGGCCCTGCACCGGACCCCGGTCCGGTGGCCGGTGAACCTGGTCCTGCTGGACGTGGCGGACGACCCGGTGGGGCACTGGATGCGCGAACAGGTACGGCCCTTCTACACGCAGGGCTAGGTGTGCTTCGACGATCCCGCCGTCCCGGCGCGCACATTCGCCCTGTCGCACCCGGTACCGGGCGGCCCTTCGCGTTGCGATCGCACGCACCGGACGCCGCCGCGTTCGACACCCGCCCCGGGAACAACCCGGCCCGGGGCGCGGGACTGTGCCACTATGCGGTCCGCCGCGGGCGCGACCGGTCACGGACGAGCGCACCCGTCGACAGCGCACAGATCCCGGGCTCGTGGGCGCTTAAGCTGGGTCCAAACTCGGGGCCGACTTCAAGAAGGGGCGAAACAGGGTGAGCGCCACCACGACCGGCCAGGTCGAGCACATGCTGCGCCAGGTGACCCCCGGGCGCTACGACGCCTACGAGGCACTGCTGCGCGCCCTCGCGACCCCCAACTCCGGCCAGGTCTGGATGCTTCTGTGGCACGGCCAGTCCGGCTCCCCCGACGCCCAGTACGGAAACATGGAGGTCGAGGGCTACGGCTACGCCCCATGCGTCACCTCCGCCCAGGAGTTGAGCGCCAGTGGCTGGAACCGCTCCTACGAAGTGGTCGAAGGCATCGACGTGGCCCGCACCCTGTTCCCCGACCACTACGGGCTCTGGCTCAACCCGCACGCCCCGGGCGGCGGCGTCGGCATCCCCTGGCTCGACCTGCGCCGCATCGCGACCGGCCTGGAGCGCCAGCCCGCGGGACCGCTGCGGCTGTCGGAACCCGGTATCGAGGTCCCGCAGTTCTACGCCCTGCTCTCGCACAACGCCCACCGCACCCCGGCGGTCCGCTCGCTGCGCCGCGCCTGGGTGCAGCCGGCGCTCGGTGCGCCATATCTCGCCATCGGTCTCGACGTGTACGACACCAGCCCCTCGGCCGTCGACTCGGTGCGCGGGATGATGCAGCAGTCCATCGGCGCCGTCCCGGACGGCCTCCCGGTGTCGACCGTGGCGATGTCCGACGAGTACGACCCGGTGGCCCTGTGGATGCGGGCCGGTGCCCGGCCCTTCTACGACCGCGAGGCCCACGGCGCCCCCGCCCAGGCCCCGGCAGCCGGGTACGGCTACCCTCCGGCCGGCGGAGGCTACTGAAAGTCACTTCCCTCTTTCTTACGCCATCACGTTACAACCACATTTCTCCGCGCGTAGATAACGGCGATTGGTCCGCAAGGTCGGCTAATCTCCGCTTCTGTCCCAACTGCCCCGCGTCCGAGGGGCGTTACCCAGTGTTCGGATAACGGAATCCTCCTTACTGCATCACGGTTGCGCATACTTTCTTCGCCAGGCCTGGCGGGTGATCGCAGCCACGTTGAAGACTCCCCAGTCAGATGCGGGATCGGAGAATCCTGTGAACACGAGCAAGTCGACAAAGCCGTAATCCACGGCAGGTGTAGGCCGGTCACCACCGGCGAGAGGGGTCGGGTCACTGTGACCGCACCGATCGAGACCACCGGGGCGCAGGCCGAGGTGCAGCCGGAGGCTGTCCTCGCCGGCGTCGACAAGGGGCAGATCGAGGGCCGTTCCCTGGGGCAGATCGCCTGGTCCCGTTTCAAGAGGGACAAGGTGGCGGTCGCCGGCGGTGTGATCGTCATCCTGCTGATCCTGCTCGCGGTGCTCTCGCGTCCCATCCAGGCCATGCTCGGCCTGGACCCGAACGCCCTCCACCAGGACCTGATCGACCCCAACACCTCGCTGCCCAAGGGCGACTTCGGCGGCATGAGCTGGGACCACCCGCTCGGTGTGGAGCCGAAGTTCGGCCGCGACATCGCCACCCGCATCCTCGAGGGCTCCTGGGTCTCCCTGGTCGTCGCCTTCGGCGCCACGGTCCTGTCCAACACGATCGGCGCCGTCCTCGGCGTGGTCGCGGGCTACTACGGCGGCCGGGTCGACACGATCATCAGCCGGCTGATGGACACCTTCCTGGCGTTCCCGCTGCTGCTGTTCGCCATCGCCATCTCGGCCACCCTCCAGGGCGGTGCCTTCG
This is a stretch of genomic DNA from Streptomyces sp. NBC_00285. It encodes these proteins:
- a CDS encoding ABC transporter permease; amino-acid sequence: MTAPIETTGAQAEVQPEAVLAGVDKGQIEGRSLGQIAWSRFKRDKVAVAGGVIVILLILLAVLSRPIQAMLGLDPNALHQDLIDPNTSLPKGDFGGMSWDHPLGVEPKFGRDIATRILEGSWVSLVVAFGATVLSNTIGAVLGVVAGYYGGRVDTIISRLMDTFLAFPLLLFAIAISATLQGGAFGLEGLPLHISVLIFVIGFFNWPYLGRIVRGQTLALREREFVDASRGMGARGPYILFRELLPNLVGPIIVYSTLLIPTNILFEASLSFLGVGIQPPQASWGGMINQAVDYYQVDPQFLIVPGLAIFVTVLAFNLLGDGLRDALDPRSR
- a CDS encoding enhanced serine sensitivity protein SseB C-terminal domain-containing protein gives rise to the protein MLRQVTPGRYDAYEALLRALATPNSGQVWMLLWHGQSGSPDAQYGNMEVEGYGYAPCVTSAQELSASGWNRSYEVVEGIDVARTLFPDHYGLWLNPHAPGGGVGIPWLDLRRIATGLERQPAGPLRLSEPGIEVPQFYALLSHNAHRTPAVRSLRRAWVQPALGAPYLAIGLDVYDTSPSAVDSVRGMMQQSIGAVPDGLPVSTVAMSDEYDPVALWMRAGARPFYDREAHGAPAQAPAAGYGYPPAGGGY
- a CDS encoding enhanced serine sensitivity protein SseB translates to MDFPADLPADFSEFPAQTAHPHPHGGWPGNELEEVLSASLGMPSACARIIEVLGRSFVWIPLPNGGGPHSGPLDLPTLEIGGQAFVPVFSSEEQFRQVVGSHLSCTIAPAVEFARGLPPHVGLALNPDGVVGVPLPPAAVADLCRVGRSPLDGPNTGGRVKLYEPDWQDDPVDFLATASAEFAATGVVLTARRCLAAIETADPVMFVGVELSQWEGDLRTLPMDALGRALHRTPVRWPVNLVLLDVADDPVGHWMREQVRPFYTQG
- a CDS encoding AAA family ATPase, translating into MTVNRTTAYATTSGLALPEQPAAPAVEARGTRPAPVVRDLRDRLGHSPHALLFGPKDLVVITGLPGSGKSTLMKRAVTGARIDSQDTRDRWDGRLSRFLPYAVYRPLVRLAHYAGLRRALRSGEGVVVHDCGTQTWVRGWLAREARRRGGTLHLLLLDVTADAALEGQRERGRGVSRYAFLRHRGAAARLIRAVERGDLPQGCASAVLVDREAADVLRRIGFTG